Sequence from the Rhodothermales bacterium genome:
TGGACAAAAAAGGCGAATAGGGTTTCGTTGAAGTCGTCCTCGTTGGTGGAGGACGGGATACGAACCGTGTAGTCGCCAGCCGGAAGTGCCTCGAACCGGTAGGCCCCGGTAGCGTCCGTCGCCGCGGAGAGGGTGTCGCCGGCCGGGAAAGCGAGGAGCACGGTCACGTCAGCCAGGGGCGCCTCGATGTCGTCCTTCACGCCATCCGTATCGGTATCCTCGAATACGAGACCGGAGATGGTATAGCGATCGGCGTCCTTGCACGGCCCGGGCAGCGGGCCGGCCTCGACCGACCGCTGGGATTCCGGCCCGCCCTGGACGGCGACGCGGATCGATCCTTCCACCACATTCCCGGGGAACGTGACGCTGTACGCCGCCGAGGCGTCGATGCCGACGAACGCATGCCACTTGATGCCGAAGATGCCGGTAATCCGATCGATCCCGGTGTTGGCGCCCTTTGGAGGTGAGTAGGATGCCAGTTCCGGCGCGCATTCGGGCAGTTCGATGGAGAAGTGGCTCAGCGCCGGCGCGACGCCCGTGCCCGTCACCCGGTACGAAAATGTCGTTTGATCGCTTGAGGCGTCGTACGAGCGCCCTTCATAGAGGACGACATAGTGGTTCAGCGTTACACTGGATGTGTTTGTCGAAGCCGCGACACTCAGTGCCTCGGGACTCGTCTCTTCGAGCGCCGAGTCGCAGCCGGCGAAGGCAAGCGTAGTTACGGCCAGAAGAAAAATAGACGCGCGGATGAGCGATGGGATCGTCATGATGTCGTCGGGTTAAGCCTGTGGGTCAAACAACATACAACCGGGGGACGACCGAGTCTACGTCCTACAGGATATCACATGCCCGCCGGGCCGGCAAAAGAGAAATGGCGTATCAGGGAAG
This genomic interval carries:
- a CDS encoding SdrD B-like domain-containing protein → MTIPSLIRASIFLLAVTTLAFAGCDSALEETSPEALSVAASTNTSSVTLNHYVVLYEGRSYDASSDQTTFSYRVTGTGVAPALSHFSIELPECAPELASYSPPKGANTGIDRITGIFGIKWHAFVGIDASAAYSVTFPGNVVEGSIRVAVQGGPESQRSVEAGPLPGPCKDADRYTISGLVFEDTDTDGVKDDIEAPLADVTVLLAFPAGDTLSAATDATGAYRFEALPAGDYTVRIPSSTNEDDFNETLFAFFVHTGVNTDDPSQGVTLGPDAEGVVFGFTPVPTDIVEDIISGELVTTGETVKYWKAQLEGALKGEPDEIDAATLLGYLDVIETIYLPEWYQFGTEDRLEVALDYLKHKPDAGEWYELREELLATQLNTVRGLGVTGAEGLEDALIAWGETLLITNDSTVGTSAATAVPATLTEAATVFNAINGGGGKTNE